In Streptomyces sp. NBC_00414, a single window of DNA contains:
- a CDS encoding helix-turn-helix domain-containing protein, whose amino-acid sequence MTSTYGDWLKQQRETAGLTQQELADAAVMTRSHISHIEAGRRIPSKEDARRLDRVLNTGNVLSSFLPAEDAAVADYFEAARLLEQQAVMIREFALSFVPGILQTERYARAVLGTSFPPVGEKECDRRLVTRLERAKILDDPVTPAVWALLDEAVLRRVVGSPDVMAEQLTHLVRLVESGRVRVHVVPYGAGAYQLLQGMLTLLWFEDQPPVAYSEGVQVGKLHDSPTVVTRLQSAYHLALSDALSLKESLAVLKAVAKEFGHDA is encoded by the coding sequence ATGACCAGCACGTACGGTGACTGGCTCAAGCAGCAGCGCGAGACGGCGGGGCTGACGCAGCAGGAGTTGGCGGACGCGGCGGTCATGACGCGTTCGCACATCTCGCACATCGAGGCGGGGCGCCGCATCCCGTCGAAGGAGGACGCGCGGCGCCTGGACAGGGTCCTGAACACGGGAAATGTACTGAGCAGCTTCTTGCCCGCGGAGGACGCGGCGGTCGCCGACTACTTCGAGGCGGCGCGCCTGCTCGAACAACAGGCGGTGATGATCCGCGAGTTCGCCCTGTCGTTCGTCCCGGGCATCCTCCAGACGGAAAGGTACGCACGTGCGGTTCTGGGCACGTCGTTCCCTCCGGTGGGTGAAAAGGAATGTGACAGGCGCCTTGTCACACGCCTTGAGCGGGCGAAAATCCTCGACGATCCGGTGACCCCGGCGGTGTGGGCGCTGTTGGACGAGGCGGTCCTACGCCGGGTCGTAGGCAGCCCGGACGTCATGGCGGAGCAACTCACCCACCTGGTCCGCCTGGTGGAAAGCGGGCGAGTACGCGTGCATGTCGTCCCGTACGGAGCCGGCGCCTACCAGTTGCTTCAGGGCATGCTCACGCTGTTGTGGTTCGAGGACCAACCGCCGGTGGCGTACTCGGAAGGCGTCCAGGTGGGCAAACTGCACGACTCTCCCACCGTGGTCACCCGGCTCCAGAGCGCCTACCATCTGGCCCTGAGCGACGCGCTGTCACTGAAGGAGTCTCTCGCCGTGCTGAAAGCGGTAGCGAAGGAATTCGGACACGATGCCTGA
- a CDS encoding endonuclease I family protein translates to MSVTHAGKWKVLAAGVSAVLVGLTLPTVAATPAAATTTAYDDTYYANAIGKTGTALKGSLHTIISSQTKISYSAVWEALKVTDQDPNNSSNVVLLYSGISRSKTLNGGSTGNWNREHTWAQSHGDFGTSAGPGTDLHHLRPEDVQVNSIRGNKDFDNGGSSFTNSGGSLTDSNSFEPRDAVKGDVARMILYMAVRYEGDDSWPDLEPNDAVTNGSVPYHGRLSVLKQWNDEDPPSTSETRRNELIYSNYQHNRNPFIDHPEWVEAIW, encoded by the coding sequence ATGTCCGTAACGCACGCAGGCAAGTGGAAGGTGCTGGCGGCCGGCGTTTCCGCCGTCCTCGTCGGCCTCACCCTCCCGACGGTCGCCGCGACCCCCGCCGCGGCCACCACCACCGCGTACGACGACACGTACTACGCCAACGCGATCGGCAAGACCGGCACGGCCCTGAAGGGCTCGCTGCACACGATCATCAGCAGCCAGACGAAGATCTCGTACTCCGCCGTCTGGGAGGCGCTCAAGGTCACCGACCAGGACCCGAACAACAGCAGCAACGTGGTCCTGCTCTACTCCGGCATCTCCCGCAGCAAGACGCTCAACGGCGGCAGCACCGGCAACTGGAACCGCGAGCACACCTGGGCCCAGTCCCACGGCGACTTCGGCACCTCCGCGGGCCCCGGCACCGACCTGCACCACCTGCGGCCCGAGGACGTCCAGGTCAACAGCATCCGCGGCAACAAGGACTTCGACAACGGCGGCAGCAGCTTCACCAACAGCGGCGGCAGCCTCACCGACTCGAACTCCTTCGAGCCGCGCGACGCCGTCAAGGGCGACGTGGCCCGGATGATCCTCTACATGGCCGTCCGTTACGAGGGCGACGACTCCTGGCCCGACCTGGAGCCCAACGACGCCGTCACCAACGGCAGCGTCCCGTACCACGGCCGTCTCTCGGTGCTGAAGCAGTGGAACGACGAGGACCCGCCCAGCACCTCCGAGACCCGCCGCAACGAACTGATCTACAGCAACTACCAGCACAACCGGAACCCGTTCATCGACCACCCGGAGTGGGTCGAGGCGATCTGGTAG
- a CDS encoding FG-GAP-like repeat-containing protein, with translation MSRAHRRTRTALTAPLAAAVLLAGGFGAMALTGASAQAATGSADAQDDFNGDGYADLVVGAPNATISSKAKAGYVAVTYGSASGVSASNKKLISRSTSGVPGSATASQYFGANFSKGDLDGDGFTDLVISGGKAGSVVLWGSTSGLTGGTAIPGYGQTPTTGDFDGDGKTDLALFEQVTSFGDEAPSSAAAVWKGPISRTGTPAAVLPVLDKSLWWGYDADDASCATNGGCEEDADSISGPYTSAETGDVNGDGKDDIVVWEYKGDGVYGNRLLLGGGSTGFKSGWVPGEAAGNRTGTGVGDVNKDGFDDVVVGNDWGSGKVKVALGSATGLSEDRVQTFNQDSPGFPGAEEEEDEIGGSVSVGDVNGDGFADIALGIPGEDVGDIYDTGSVALVPGSASGATGAGTQVFHQNTAGVPGVAENSDEFGVTTALLDLNGDGHRDLAAGSTAENEQNGAVWILNGTASGLTATSSFAFGAGTLGAPATVAHFGAYLR, from the coding sequence ATGTCCCGAGCACACCGCAGAACTCGTACCGCGCTCACCGCACCCCTGGCAGCCGCGGTGCTGCTCGCCGGGGGATTCGGCGCCATGGCCCTCACCGGGGCCTCGGCGCAGGCGGCCACCGGGTCCGCGGACGCGCAGGACGACTTCAACGGCGACGGCTACGCCGACCTGGTCGTGGGCGCCCCGAACGCCACGATTTCGAGCAAGGCCAAGGCGGGCTACGTGGCCGTCACGTACGGCTCCGCCAGTGGCGTCTCCGCCTCCAACAAGAAGCTCATCAGCCGCTCCACCAGCGGCGTTCCCGGCTCCGCCACCGCGAGCCAGTACTTCGGGGCCAACTTCTCCAAGGGCGACCTGGACGGCGACGGCTTCACCGACCTGGTCATCTCGGGCGGCAAGGCCGGCTCCGTCGTCCTGTGGGGCTCCACCTCCGGACTCACCGGCGGCACGGCGATACCCGGATACGGCCAGACCCCCACCACCGGTGACTTCGACGGCGACGGCAAGACGGACCTCGCGCTGTTCGAGCAGGTGACCTCCTTCGGCGACGAGGCCCCCAGCAGCGCCGCCGCCGTGTGGAAGGGCCCGATCTCGCGGACCGGCACGCCCGCCGCCGTCCTGCCCGTCCTGGACAAGTCCCTGTGGTGGGGCTACGACGCCGACGACGCCTCCTGCGCCACCAACGGCGGCTGCGAGGAGGACGCCGACTCCATCAGCGGTCCCTACACCTCCGCCGAGACCGGTGACGTCAACGGTGACGGCAAGGACGACATCGTCGTCTGGGAGTACAAGGGCGACGGCGTCTACGGCAACCGCCTGCTCCTCGGCGGCGGCAGCACCGGCTTCAAGAGCGGCTGGGTCCCCGGTGAGGCCGCCGGCAACAGGACCGGCACCGGCGTCGGGGACGTCAACAAGGACGGCTTCGACGACGTCGTGGTCGGCAACGACTGGGGCAGCGGCAAGGTCAAGGTCGCCCTCGGTTCGGCCACCGGCCTGTCCGAGGACCGCGTCCAGACCTTCAACCAGGACTCGCCCGGGTTCCCCGGTGCCGAGGAGGAAGAGGACGAGATCGGCGGGTCGGTCTCGGTCGGGGACGTCAACGGTGACGGCTTCGCCGACATCGCGCTCGGCATCCCGGGCGAGGACGTCGGCGACATCTACGACACGGGCTCGGTCGCCCTCGTCCCCGGCAGCGCCTCCGGTGCCACGGGCGCCGGGACGCAGGTCTTCCACCAGAACACCGCCGGTGTCCCCGGAGTCGCCGAGAACAGCGACGAGTTCGGTGTGACCACCGCCCTGCTCGACCTCAACGGTGACGGCCACCGCGACCTCGCGGCCGGTTCCACCGCCGAGAACGAGCAGAACGGCGCGGTCTGGATCCTGAACGGCACGGCGAGCGGCCTCACCGCCACCTCGTCGTTCGCGTTCGGCGCGGGCACCCTCGGCGCCCCCGCCACGGTCGCCCACTTCGGCGCGTACCTGCGCTGA
- a CDS encoding ArnT family glycosyltransferase, which yields MTSATDPYPHAPEAIASPQPAEPVARPDKAPRWSLPVLAAILVLAGVLYSWNLSSSSLNSFYSAAVFSGTQSWKAWFFGSLDAGNFMTVDKPPFVLMVMGLSCRVFGYGTWQMMLPLVAAALGTIWILHSSVKRFWGHGPAAVAALVLALTPITVAINRDNNPDTLLVLLMVGGAALALRAVRNGKLLPLVGAAVCFGFAFNTKMLQGYIALPAVFAVYLYAAQGGLLRRVRNLAVAAVALAISSFWWAAAVSFVPASERPYIGGSTDGSAWDLIMGYNGLGRVLGGDGNGGGGGGGGGGFSGTAGIGRMFNEVLGGQISWLLPFAGIALVGGLVLRGRAPRTDLTRAALVLWGGWTVLHYLTFSLAEGTMHPYYTTALAPGIAALCGGGGAMLLRAFRTGDAKRRSGVWSWVLPVAFAATGVWAVVLLRRATGWNTWLWPAVAVVMVLAIAGLFLFRSGRRARFLTGAVAAAVVASLAGPAAYAASVPASSGGGMSGTNPTAGPTTGGGMGGGPGGGGGGGGGRGGFPGGGQAPGGQQQGGQQGAQQGGAEAGGEAPGGGQMGTPPGGAPSGAPTGQEQGGQTDTPPSGAGGGMGGGGMGGGADSAMTSYLEKHRDGAKWFVAVSSSQSAAQMIVSTKQPVISMWGWSGSDKAMTLAKLKELVKKGELHYIVLGGGGMGGGGGMGGGDSDSVSAEVTAWVQKHATAVKASEYSNDSSASSGSAKSSGSSGSSKSTDSADSQNTQSLYRLDASDVN from the coding sequence GTGACATCTGCCACCGATCCCTACCCCCACGCCCCCGAGGCCATCGCCTCGCCGCAGCCCGCCGAGCCGGTCGCGCGGCCGGACAAGGCGCCCCGCTGGTCGCTGCCCGTGCTGGCCGCGATCCTCGTCCTGGCCGGCGTGCTGTACTCCTGGAACCTCTCCTCGTCCAGCCTGAACAGCTTCTACAGCGCCGCCGTGTTCAGCGGCACGCAGAGCTGGAAGGCCTGGTTCTTCGGCTCGCTGGACGCCGGGAACTTCATGACCGTGGACAAGCCACCCTTCGTACTGATGGTGATGGGCCTGTCCTGCCGCGTCTTCGGGTACGGCACCTGGCAGATGATGCTGCCGCTGGTCGCCGCCGCCCTCGGCACGATCTGGATCCTGCACTCCTCGGTCAAGCGCTTCTGGGGACACGGCCCGGCCGCCGTCGCCGCGCTCGTCCTCGCGCTCACCCCGATCACCGTCGCCATCAACCGCGACAACAACCCCGACACCCTCCTGGTCCTGCTCATGGTCGGGGGTGCCGCCCTCGCCCTGCGCGCCGTCCGCAACGGCAAGCTGCTGCCGCTCGTCGGCGCGGCCGTGTGCTTCGGGTTCGCCTTCAACACCAAGATGCTCCAGGGCTACATCGCCCTGCCCGCCGTCTTCGCCGTGTACCTGTACGCGGCCCAGGGCGGCCTCCTCCGTCGCGTACGCAACCTCGCCGTCGCCGCCGTCGCCCTCGCGATCTCCAGCTTCTGGTGGGCCGCCGCCGTGTCGTTCGTGCCCGCCTCCGAGCGCCCGTACATCGGCGGGTCCACGGACGGCAGCGCCTGGGACCTGATCATGGGCTACAACGGCCTCGGCCGGGTCCTCGGCGGCGACGGCAACGGTGGCGGAGGCGGTGGCGGCGGAGGCGGCTTCTCCGGCACCGCCGGGATCGGCCGGATGTTCAACGAGGTGCTGGGCGGCCAGATCTCCTGGCTGCTGCCCTTCGCCGGAATCGCCCTCGTCGGCGGCCTCGTCCTGCGCGGACGCGCCCCCCGTACGGATCTCACGCGCGCCGCGCTGGTCCTGTGGGGCGGCTGGACCGTGCTGCACTACCTCACCTTCAGCCTCGCCGAAGGCACCATGCACCCGTACTACACGACCGCGCTCGCGCCCGGCATCGCGGCACTGTGCGGAGGCGGCGGGGCGATGCTGCTGCGCGCCTTCCGCACGGGTGACGCCAAGCGCCGGTCCGGGGTCTGGTCCTGGGTGCTGCCCGTGGCGTTCGCCGCCACCGGCGTATGGGCCGTCGTCCTGCTGCGGCGCGCCACCGGCTGGAACACCTGGCTGTGGCCGGCCGTCGCGGTGGTGATGGTCCTGGCGATCGCCGGGCTGTTCCTCTTCCGCTCCGGGCGCCGGGCGCGCTTCCTCACCGGCGCCGTGGCCGCGGCCGTCGTCGCCTCCCTCGCCGGGCCCGCGGCCTACGCCGCCTCGGTGCCCGCGAGTTCGGGCGGCGGCATGAGCGGTACGAACCCGACGGCCGGCCCCACCACCGGTGGCGGCATGGGCGGCGGACCCGGTGGAGGGGGCGGTGGCGGTGGCGGCCGGGGTGGATTCCCCGGCGGCGGCCAGGCCCCCGGGGGCCAGCAACAGGGCGGCCAGCAGGGTGCCCAGCAGGGCGGTGCGGAAGCCGGTGGCGAGGCCCCGGGCGGCGGCCAGATGGGCACACCTCCCGGCGGAGCCCCCAGCGGCGCCCCGACCGGCCAGGAGCAGGGCGGTCAGACCGACACCCCGCCGAGCGGCGCGGGCGGCGGTATGGGCGGCGGTGGCATGGGTGGCGGCGCCGACAGCGCCATGACCTCCTATCTGGAGAAGCACCGGGACGGCGCCAAGTGGTTCGTCGCGGTGTCCAGTTCGCAGAGCGCCGCCCAGATGATCGTCAGCACGAAGCAGCCCGTCATCTCCATGTGGGGCTGGTCCGGCAGCGACAAGGCCATGACCCTCGCCAAGCTGAAGGAGCTCGTGAAGAAGGGCGAGCTGCACTACATCGTGCTCGGCGGCGGAGGCATGGGCGGAGGCGGCGGCATGGGCGGCGGCGACTCCGACAGCGTCAGCGCCGAGGTGACCGCCTGGGTGCAGAAGCACGCGACGGCGGTGAAGGCGAGCGAGTACAGCAACGACTCGTCGGCATCCTCGGGCTCCGCCAAGTCCTCGGGGTCCTCCGGCTCCTCCAAGTCCACCGACTCCGCCGACTCGCAGAACACCCAGTCGCTCTACCGCCTCGACGCTTCCGACGTCAACTAG
- a CDS encoding thiamine pyrophosphate-binding protein: MTHDHDLVLRPTAEQTKAALDPPPGRNGGDLVVETLTGLGATTVFGLPGQHALGMFDALRRSDLAYIGLRVENNAGFAADAYGRVTGEAAPLLLSTGPGALTSLAALQEAAAASAPVLAISSQIPTAGLGGGRHGYLHELPDQQASFRGVVKSVHTVRTQSQIPSAIAEAWESALTAPHGPVWVEIPQDVLLAETALPAVTAVDAAPHDLPPRPELTAVAADLLANAARPVIIAGGGVVRADASGKLKQLAERLNAPVVTTFGGKGAFPWNHPLSLQSWLEDRHTTDFLEDADVLLVVGSGLGELSSNYYTFKPRGRVVQIEADLGKLESNHPALGIHADARLALSALLETLPETVPERQDTTAAERVRAVLDLVQERIDGQELTLEQQVLAAVREALPDRSASFWDMTILAYWAWSAFDARRPNTMHSAQGSGGLGYAFPAAIGGAVADPTHPVLAVSGDGGALYSIAELATARQHDLDVTWLIVDDGGYGILREYMTDAFGEATATELSRPDYVALAESFGVPGVRTTADTLAADLAKALATPGPSVVVLPALLRMFAPTHLD; the protein is encoded by the coding sequence GTGACCCACGACCACGACCTCGTGCTCCGCCCGACCGCCGAGCAGACGAAGGCCGCGCTCGACCCGCCGCCCGGCCGCAACGGCGGAGACCTGGTCGTGGAGACCCTCACCGGTCTCGGCGCGACCACCGTCTTCGGCCTGCCGGGACAGCACGCGCTCGGCATGTTCGACGCGCTGCGCCGCTCCGACCTCGCGTACATCGGCCTGCGGGTCGAGAACAACGCCGGATTCGCGGCGGACGCGTACGGCCGCGTCACCGGCGAGGCGGCCCCGCTGCTGCTGTCGACCGGCCCTGGCGCCCTGACCTCGCTGGCCGCGCTCCAGGAGGCGGCGGCGGCGAGCGCCCCCGTCCTCGCCATCAGCAGCCAGATCCCCACCGCGGGACTCGGCGGCGGCCGGCACGGCTACCTGCACGAACTCCCGGACCAGCAGGCCTCGTTCAGGGGTGTGGTGAAGTCCGTCCACACCGTTCGTACGCAGTCGCAGATCCCCTCCGCGATCGCCGAGGCCTGGGAGTCGGCGCTCACCGCCCCGCACGGGCCGGTGTGGGTGGAGATCCCGCAGGACGTGCTGCTCGCCGAGACGGCCCTGCCCGCCGTCACGGCCGTGGACGCGGCGCCCCACGACCTGCCCCCGCGGCCCGAACTGACCGCCGTGGCCGCCGACCTGCTCGCGAACGCGGCCCGCCCGGTGATCATCGCGGGCGGCGGAGTCGTACGCGCCGACGCGTCGGGCAAACTGAAGCAGCTCGCCGAACGGCTGAACGCGCCCGTCGTCACCACCTTCGGCGGCAAGGGCGCCTTCCCCTGGAACCACCCGCTCTCGCTGCAGTCCTGGCTGGAGGACCGGCACACCACGGACTTCCTGGAGGACGCCGACGTGCTGCTCGTCGTCGGCTCGGGGCTCGGCGAACTCTCCTCGAACTACTACACGTTCAAGCCCCGCGGCCGGGTCGTCCAGATCGAGGCCGACCTCGGCAAGCTGGAGTCCAACCACCCGGCCCTCGGCATCCACGCGGACGCCCGCCTCGCCCTGTCGGCGCTTCTCGAAACGCTGCCGGAGACCGTCCCGGAACGGCAGGACACGACCGCCGCCGAGCGCGTACGGGCCGTGCTCGACCTCGTCCAAGAGCGGATCGACGGCCAGGAACTCACCCTGGAACAGCAGGTGCTGGCGGCCGTCCGGGAAGCCCTGCCGGACCGGTCGGCCAGCTTCTGGGACATGACGATCCTCGCCTACTGGGCCTGGTCCGCCTTCGACGCCCGGCGCCCCAACACCATGCACTCCGCGCAGGGTTCGGGCGGCCTCGGCTACGCCTTCCCGGCGGCCATCGGCGGCGCGGTCGCCGACCCCACCCACCCGGTCCTCGCGGTCTCCGGCGACGGCGGCGCGCTCTACTCCATCGCCGAACTGGCCACCGCCAGGCAGCACGACCTCGACGTGACCTGGCTCATCGTCGACGACGGCGGCTACGGCATCCTGCGCGAGTACATGACGGACGCCTTCGGCGAGGCCACCGCCACGGAACTGTCCCGGCCGGACTACGTGGCGCTCGCGGAGTCCTTCGGCGTGCCCGGCGTACGGACCACGGCGGACACCCTCGCCGCCGACCTCGCCAAGGCCCTCGCCACGCCCGGCCCTTCGGTGGTCGTGCTGCCGGCCCTGCTGCGGATGTTCGCGCCGACGCACCTGGACTGA
- a CDS encoding DUF397 domain-containing protein — MPDQSIPDGVIANSWRKSSYSGPEAGSCLEVLDGHPAGVPVRDSKNPYGPVLLIPAPGWASFITSVKAGGFPAHR; from the coding sequence ATGCCTGACCAGAGCATTCCCGACGGCGTCATAGCGAACAGCTGGCGCAAGTCGTCCTACAGCGGCCCCGAGGCAGGCAGTTGCCTGGAAGTGCTCGACGGCCACCCGGCCGGGGTTCCCGTGCGGGACTCCAAGAACCCGTACGGGCCCGTGCTGCTCATCCCGGCGCCCGGATGGGCCTCGTTCATCACCTCCGTCAAAGCCGGAGGCTTCCCCGCTCACAGGTGA
- a CDS encoding sodium:solute symporter: MAVDYTVIVVYLAGMLAMGWWGMRRAKSKSDFLVAGRRLGPTMYSGTMAAIVLGGASTIGGVGLGYQYGLSGAWMVFTIGLGLLALSLFFSARIARLKVYTVSEMLDLRYGGRAGVISGLVMWAYTLMLAVTSTIAYATIFDVLFDMNRTIAIVLGGSIVVAYSTLGGMWSITLTDMVQFVVKTIGVLLLLLPIAVVKAGGFSEMKAQLPTEYFDPLGIGGETIFTYVLIYTFGMLIGQDIWQRVFTAGSDRTAKWGGTVAGTYCLVYALAGAVIGTAAKVLYPKLASPDDAFATIVKDELPVGVRGLVLAAALAAVMSTSSGALIACATVANNDIWSRLRGAVRPGSDGGEGSGDGGAKDHDEVRGNRIFILVMGIAVICTAIVLNNVVEALTVAYNLLVGGLLVPILGGLLWKRGTAQGALAAVAVGGLAVVGLMATYGILANEPIYYGLLASLAVYVIVSLATPATDAAVLAAWRERLAGRGSGPAADSADGTTSGTVPAHQ; encoded by the coding sequence ATGGCCGTCGACTACACAGTGATCGTCGTCTACCTCGCCGGGATGCTGGCCATGGGCTGGTGGGGCATGCGCCGCGCCAAGTCCAAGAGCGACTTCCTGGTCGCCGGACGGCGGCTCGGCCCGACGATGTACTCCGGCACGATGGCCGCGATCGTCCTCGGCGGCGCGTCCACCATCGGCGGTGTCGGCCTCGGCTACCAGTACGGGCTCTCCGGCGCCTGGATGGTCTTCACCATCGGCCTCGGACTCCTCGCCCTGTCCCTCTTCTTCTCGGCGCGCATCGCCCGGCTGAAGGTCTACACGGTCTCCGAGATGCTCGACCTGCGCTACGGCGGACGGGCCGGAGTGATCTCGGGCCTGGTCATGTGGGCGTACACCCTCATGCTCGCGGTGACGTCGACCATCGCGTACGCCACGATCTTCGACGTCCTCTTCGACATGAACCGCACGATCGCGATCGTCCTCGGCGGCTCGATCGTCGTCGCGTACTCGACGCTCGGCGGCATGTGGTCGATCACCCTCACCGACATGGTGCAGTTCGTCGTGAAGACGATCGGTGTGCTGCTGCTCCTGCTGCCCATCGCCGTCGTCAAGGCCGGCGGGTTCAGCGAGATGAAGGCGCAGCTGCCCACCGAGTACTTCGACCCGCTCGGCATCGGCGGCGAGACGATCTTCACCTATGTGCTGATCTACACGTTCGGCATGCTGATCGGGCAGGACATCTGGCAGCGCGTCTTCACCGCGGGCAGCGACCGCACCGCCAAGTGGGGCGGCACCGTCGCGGGCACCTACTGCCTGGTGTACGCGCTGGCCGGCGCCGTCATCGGCACGGCGGCCAAGGTCCTCTACCCGAAGCTGGCCAGCCCGGACGACGCCTTCGCCACCATCGTGAAGGACGAACTGCCCGTCGGTGTACGGGGACTGGTGCTCGCCGCCGCCCTGGCCGCCGTGATGTCCACGTCCTCCGGCGCCCTCATCGCCTGCGCGACCGTCGCCAACAACGACATCTGGTCGCGGCTGCGCGGAGCCGTGCGCCCCGGGAGCGACGGGGGCGAGGGGAGCGGTGACGGCGGTGCCAAGGACCATGACGAGGTCAGGGGCAACCGCATCTTCATCCTCGTCATGGGGATCGCCGTGATCTGTACGGCCATCGTGCTGAACAACGTCGTCGAGGCCCTGACCGTCGCCTACAACCTGCTCGTCGGCGGCCTCCTCGTGCCCATCCTCGGCGGCCTGCTCTGGAAGCGCGGCACCGCCCAGGGTGCCCTCGCCGCCGTCGCGGTCGGCGGCCTCGCGGTCGTCGGACTGATGGCCACGTACGGAATCCTCGCGAACGAGCCCATCTACTACGGGCTCCTCGCCTCCCTCGCCGTGTACGTGATCGTCTCCCTCGCCACGCCCGCGACCGACGCGGCGGTCCTCGCCGCCTGGCGCGAACGGCTCGCGGGCCGCGGCTCCGGCCCGGCGGCCGACTCCGCGGACGGGACCACATCCGGGACCGTTCCCGCCCACCAGTAA
- a CDS encoding serine hydrolase: MTHRISRRSRVLCAGLGAGVLVPLAVAATPAAAATTPQVTCTSSKPALAVKLQKDITTALANRRGAVAVGLHDRTTDTTCTLSPTKAYDSASVVKVTVLATLLRDAKKHNRYLTQREADLSTAMITKSDNAATTKLWNQLGVTKIKGFLAAAGMTQTKPGADGYWGLTQITVRDEQKLLSLLTAKNTVLSDNSRAYVLKLMNKVISSQRWGTPAGAPASVSVHVKNGWLSRSTHGWRVHSVGTFKGGGHDYTISVLTQDNSTMNYGVTTIQAVARAIHKDLVPTAARRYTPTTTPKEAFPAVPPA, translated from the coding sequence ATGACTCACCGGATATCGCGGCGCAGCCGTGTGCTCTGCGCGGGCCTGGGCGCAGGCGTGCTCGTACCGCTGGCGGTGGCCGCGACACCGGCCGCCGCGGCCACGACTCCGCAGGTCACCTGCACGTCCAGCAAACCGGCCCTGGCGGTCAAGCTCCAGAAGGACATCACCACGGCCCTCGCGAACCGCAGAGGCGCGGTCGCCGTCGGCCTCCACGACCGTACGACCGACACCACCTGCACCCTGAGTCCGACCAAGGCCTACGATTCGGCCAGCGTCGTCAAGGTGACCGTCCTCGCCACGCTGCTCCGGGACGCCAAGAAGCACAACCGCTATCTCACCCAGCGCGAGGCCGACCTCTCCACGGCCATGATCACCAAGTCGGACAACGCGGCCACGACCAAGCTGTGGAACCAGCTCGGCGTCACCAAGATCAAGGGCTTCCTCGCCGCGGCCGGCATGACGCAGACCAAGCCGGGCGCGGACGGCTACTGGGGCCTCACCCAGATCACCGTCCGGGACGAGCAGAAGCTCCTCTCGCTCCTCACCGCCAAGAACACGGTCCTGAGCGACAACTCCCGCGCGTACGTGCTGAAGCTGATGAACAAGGTCATCTCCTCCCAGCGCTGGGGCACCCCCGCGGGAGCCCCCGCCTCCGTCTCGGTGCACGTCAAGAACGGCTGGCTCTCCCGCTCCACCCACGGCTGGCGCGTGCACAGCGTCGGCACCTTCAAGGGCGGCGGCCACGACTACACGATCTCGGTCCTCACCCAGGACAACAGCACGATGAACTACGGCGTCACCACGATCCAGGCCGTGGCCCGCGCCATCCACAAGGACCTCGTGCCGACCGCCGCTCGGCGCTACACGCCGACGACCACGCCGAAGGAGGCGTTCCCGGCGGTCCCGCCCGCCTGA
- the speB gene encoding agmatinase has translation MNSNETPRGPVDSSRIPRYAGPATFARLPRLDEVGTTDVAVVGVPFDAGVSYRPGARFGGNAIREASRLLRPYNPAQDASPFALAQVADAGDIAANPFDIHEAVETIEGAADQLLGTGARLMTLGGDHTIALPLLRAVARKHGPVALLHFDAHLDTWDTYFGAEYTHGTPFRRAVEEGILDTEALSHVGTRGPLYGRQDLTDDEKLGFGIVTSADIYRRGADEVADQLRQRIGDRPLYISIDIDCLDPAHAPGTGTPEAGGMTSRELLEILRGLASCNLVSADVVEVAPAYDHAEITSVAASHTAYELTTIMSRQIAQARVDAARAPEEADAK, from the coding sequence ATGAACAGCAACGAGACGCCCCGCGGACCCGTCGACTCGTCCCGCATACCGCGGTACGCGGGACCGGCGACCTTCGCCCGGCTGCCCCGCCTCGACGAGGTCGGCACCACCGATGTCGCCGTGGTCGGTGTGCCGTTCGACGCGGGCGTCTCGTACCGGCCCGGGGCCCGCTTCGGCGGGAACGCGATCCGCGAGGCGAGCAGGCTGCTCCGGCCGTACAACCCGGCGCAGGACGCCTCGCCCTTCGCCCTCGCGCAGGTCGCGGACGCCGGTGACATCGCCGCGAACCCGTTCGACATCCACGAGGCCGTGGAGACCATCGAGGGCGCCGCCGACCAGCTGCTCGGCACCGGCGCCCGGCTGATGACCCTCGGCGGCGACCACACCATCGCGCTGCCCCTGCTGCGCGCGGTCGCCCGCAAGCACGGCCCGGTCGCGCTGCTCCACTTCGACGCGCACCTCGACACCTGGGACACGTACTTCGGGGCCGAGTACACGCACGGCACCCCGTTCCGCCGGGCCGTCGAGGAAGGCATCCTCGACACCGAGGCGCTCTCCCACGTCGGCACCCGCGGCCCGCTGTACGGCCGCCAGGACCTCACCGACGACGAGAAGCTGGGCTTCGGCATCGTCACCTCCGCCGACATCTACCGGAGGGGCGCCGACGAGGTCGCCGACCAGCTGCGCCAGCGCATCGGCGACCGCCCGCTGTACATCTCCATCGACATCGACTGCCTCGACCCGGCCCACGCGCCCGGCACCGGCACCCCCGAGGCCGGCGGCATGACCTCCCGCGAACTGCTGGAGATCCTGCGCGGCCTGGCCTCCTGCAACCTGGTCTCCGCCGACGTCGTCGAGGTCGCCCCCGCGTACGATCACGCCGAGATCACCTCCGTCGCCGCGTCCCACACGGCGTACGAGCTGACGACCATCATGTCCCGCCAGATCGCACAGGCCCGCGTCGACGCTGCCCGGGCGCCCGAGGAGGCCGACGCCAAGTGA